A genomic stretch from Papio anubis isolate 15944 chromosome 18, Panubis1.0, whole genome shotgun sequence includes:
- the ARHGAP17 gene encoding rho GTPase-activating protein 17 isoform X4 — MQEASTQLEDSLLGKMLETCGDAENQLALELSQHEVFVEKEIVDPLYGIAEVEIPNIQKQRKQLAKLVLDWDSVRARWNQAHKSSGTNFQGLPSKIDTLKEEMDEAGNKVEQCKDQLAADMYNFMAKEGEYGKFFVTLLEAQADYHRKALAVLEKTLPEMRAHQDKWAEKPAFGTPLEEHLKRSGREIALPIEACVMLLLETGMKEEGLFRIGAGASKLKKLKAALDCSTSHLDEFYSDPHAVAGALKSYLRELPEPLMTFNLYEEWTQVASVQDQDKKLQDLWRTCQKLPPQNFVNFRYLIKFLAKLAQTSDVNKMTPSNIAIVLGPNLLWAKNEGTLAEMAAATSVHVVAVIEPIIQHADWFFPEEVEFNVSEAFVPLTTPNSNHSSHTGNDSDSGTLERKRPASMAVMEGDLMKKESFGVKLMDFQAHRRGGTLNRKHISPAFQPPLPPTDGSTMAPAGPEPPPQSSRAESSSGGGTVPSSAGILEQGPSPGDGSPPKPKDPATAAAPAPGRNNSQIASGQNQAQAAAGSHQLSLGPPHSAAGPSPHTLRRAVKKPAPAPPKPGNPPPGHPGGQSSSGTSQHPPSLSPKPPTRSPSPPTQHTGQPPGQPSAPSQLSAPRRYSSSLSPIQAPNHPPPQPPTQATPLMHTKPNSQGPPNPMALPSEHGLEQPSHTPPQTPTPPSTPPLGKQNPSLPAPQTLAGGNLETAQPHAGTLPRPRPVPKPRNRPSVPPPPHPPGVHSAGDSSLTNAAPTASKIVTDSNSRVSEPHRSIFPEMHSDPASKDVPGRILLDIDNDTESTAL, encoded by the exons gaagatgCTGGAGACGTGTGGAGATGCTGAGAATCAGCTGGCTCTTGAGCTCTCCCAGCACGAAGTCTTTGTGGAGAAGGAGATCGTGGACCCTCTGTACGGCATAGCCGAG GTGGAGATTCCCAACATCCAGAAACAGAGGAAACAGCTTGCAAAATTGGTGTTAGACTGGGATTCCGTCAGAGCCAG GTGGAACCAAGCTCACAAATCCTCAGGAACCAACTTTCAGGGGCTTCCGTCAAAAATAGATACTCTAAAGGAAgagatggatgaagctggaaataaaGTAGAACAGTGCAAG GATCAACTTGCAGCAGACATGTACAACTTTATGGCCAAAGAAGGGGAGTACGGCAAATTCTTTGTTACG TTATTAGAAGCCCAAGCAGATTACCATAGAAAAGCATTAGCAGTCTTAGAAAAGACCCTCCCCGAAATGCGAGCCCATCAAG ATAAGTGGGCGGAAAAACCAGCCTTTGGGACTCCCCTGGAAGAACACCTGAAGAGGAGCGGGCGCGAGATTGCGCTGCCCATTGAAGCCTGTGTCATGCTGCTCCTGGAGACAGGCATGAAGGAGGAG GGCCTTTTCCGAATCGGGGCTGGGGCCTCCAAGTTAAAGAAGCTGAAAGCTGCTTTGGACTGTTCTACTTCTCACCTGGATGAGTTCTATTCAGACCCCCATGCTGTAGCAG GTGCTTTAAAATCCTATTTACGGGAATTGCCTGAACCTTTGATGACTTTTAATCTGTATGAAGAATGGACACAAGTTGCAAG tgtgcAGGATCAAGACAAAAAACTTCAAGACTTGTGGAGAACATGTCAGAAGTTGCCACCACAAAATTTTGTTAACTTTAG ATATTTGATCAAGTTCCTTGCAAAGCTTGCTCAGACCAGCGATGTGAATAAAATGACTCCCAGCAACATTGCGATTGTGTTAGGCCCTAACTTGTTGTGGGCCAAAAATGAAGG AACACTTGCTGAAATGGCAGCAGCCACATCCGTCCATGTGGTTGCAGTGATTGAACCCATCATTCAGCACGCCGACTGGTTCTTCCCTGAAG AGGTGGAATTTAATGTATCGGAAGCATTTGTACCTCTCACCACCCCGAATTCTAATCACTCTTCCCACACTGGAAACGACTCTGACTCGGGGACCCTGGAGAGGAAGCGGCCTGCTAGCATGGCGGTGATGGAAGGAGACTTGATGAAGAAGGAAAG CTTTGGTGTGAAGCTTATGGACTTCCAGGCCCACCGGCGGGGTGGCACTCTAAATAGAAAGCACATATCCCCTGCTTTCCAGCCGCCACTCCCGCCCACAGATGGCAGCACCATGGCGCCCGCTGGCCCAGAGCCCCCTCCCCAGAGCTCTAGGGCTGAAAGCAGCTCTGGGGGTGGGACTGTCCCCTCCTCTGCAGGCATACTGGAGCAGGGGCCGAGCCCAGGTGACGGCAG TCCTCCCAAACCCAAGGATCCTGCAACTGCAGCTGCGCCAGCACCAGGGAGAAACAACAGTCAGATAGCCTCTGGCCAAAACCAGGCCCAGGCAGCTGCCGGCTCCCACCAGCTCTCCCTGGGCCCACCTCACAGTGCTGCGGGGCCCAGCCCGCATACTCTGCGCCGAG CCGTTAAGAAACCCGCTCCAGCACCCCCGAAACCAGGCAACCCACCTCCTGGCCACCCCGGGGGCCAGAGTTCTTCAGGAACATCTCAGCATCCACCCAGTCTGTCACCAAAGCCACCCACCCGAAGCCCCTCTCCTCCCACTCAGCACACGGGCCAGCCTCCAGGCCAGCCCTCCGCCCCCTCCCAGCTCTCAGCACCCCGGAGGTACTCCAGCAGCCTGTCTCCAATCCAAGCTCCCAATCACCCGCCGCCACAGCCCCCCACGCAGGCCACGCCGCTGATGCACACCAAGCCCAATAGCCAGGGCCCTCCCAACCCCATGGCATTGCCGAGTGAGCATGGACTTGAGCAGCCATCTCACACCCCTCCCCAAACTCCAACGCCCCCCAGTACTCCGCCCCTAGGAAAACAGAACCCCAGCCTGCCAGCTCCTCAGACCCTGGCGGGGGGTAACCTTGAGACTGCACAGCCACATGCTGGAACCTTACCGAGACCGAGACCAGTACCAAAGCCAAGGAACCGGCCCAGCGTGCCCCCACCCCCCCATCCTCCTGGTGTCCACTCAGCTGGGGACAGCAGCCTCACCAACGCAGCACCGACAGCTTCCAAGATAGTAACGG